A genomic window from Chitinophaga pollutisoli includes:
- a CDS encoding putative sensor domain DACNV-containing protein codes for MEWKNGSTYAAAANVAGTIASHFLRHQDEARARQEDDGLASVPSARRIEQIIDVAFWASLRKEEGLPTRISIAYLQPSEAGKPMLFEHRLPYSPKVLAKLAPGVERAGVHVGIWEDDGELYVWGTTLTLPKYCFVLDVSEPGLLVVKHRRAAGLGKFINVAVLQGDSVKVVNEQCGIKTDCPSMLTSLLGIHASPLWNHPVNVLIQIAVSMRAHGRGGTLLVTPHQHEKWKESIVQPLTYPVSPAFSGVADLIRQDGEASSEIYWQNALRREVAYVTGLTAVDGATIINDRHELLAFGAKITRAGTSRPIEEVLLSEPVTDRQPLLMHPSRLGGTRHLSAAQFVFDQHDAQALVASQDGYFTVFSWSPESQIVMAHRIDVLLI; via the coding sequence ATGGAATGGAAGAATGGCAGCACCTACGCGGCGGCTGCGAATGTGGCCGGAACGATTGCATCGCATTTCCTGCGGCACCAGGACGAAGCCCGTGCCCGGCAGGAAGACGACGGTCTGGCCAGCGTGCCCTCCGCCCGCCGGATCGAACAGATCATCGACGTGGCTTTCTGGGCCAGTTTACGGAAAGAGGAAGGCCTCCCTACCCGCATATCTATCGCTTACCTGCAACCTTCGGAAGCGGGCAAACCCATGCTGTTTGAGCACCGGTTGCCGTATTCGCCGAAAGTGCTGGCCAAGCTCGCACCCGGCGTGGAGCGCGCGGGCGTGCATGTGGGAATATGGGAAGATGACGGGGAATTGTATGTATGGGGCACCACCCTCACCCTCCCGAAATACTGCTTCGTGCTCGACGTGTCGGAACCGGGACTGCTGGTGGTGAAGCACCGCCGCGCCGCGGGGCTTGGCAAGTTCATCAACGTGGCCGTGTTGCAGGGCGATTCGGTGAAGGTGGTGAATGAACAATGCGGCATCAAGACGGATTGCCCCAGCATGCTCACCTCCCTGCTCGGCATTCACGCTTCCCCGCTCTGGAATCACCCGGTGAACGTGCTCATACAGATCGCGGTATCGATGCGGGCGCACGGGCGCGGGGGTACCCTGCTGGTCACCCCGCACCAGCACGAAAAATGGAAAGAGTCCATCGTGCAGCCGCTCACCTACCCCGTGTCTCCCGCTTTCAGCGGCGTAGCCGATCTGATCCGGCAAGACGGGGAAGCATCCAGCGAAATATACTGGCAGAATGCCCTGCGCCGCGAAGTAGCCTACGTAACGGGGCTTACGGCGGTCGACGGCGCCACCATCATCAACGACCGCCACGAGCTGCTCGCTTTCGGCGCCAAGATCACCCGCGCAGGCACCTCCCGGCCGATAGAGGAAGTACTGCTTTCCGAACCGGTGACCGACCGGCAGCCACTGCTCATGCACCCTTCCCGCCTTGGCGGCACCCGCCACCTTTCCGCCGCGCAATTCGTGTTCGACCAACACGACGCGCAGGCCCTGGTAGCATCCCAGGATGGGTATTTCACCGTCTTCTCCTGGTCGCCCGAATCGCAGATCGTGATGGCGCACCGGATAGACGTGCTGCTCATCTGA
- a CDS encoding lectin-like domain-containing protein: MKSALSLISCLFFALAPAWAQIQQPYILNGSATQQSCNCYVLTQDQLQSGGSVWNKNKISLLQSFDYTFEIFLGCKDQTGADGIGFILQTEGTNLGGIGQGMGFQGVSPSVGILIDTWHNADENDPAFDHISIQINGESDHGAPQNLAGPAQLLAGVDNIEDCQWHLFRIRWNATAHQFDIWVDGQLRLTTVIDLVADVFGNDPMVYWGFAGATAGASNLQQFCAALHPEFQFDNGQILCDGTPVTFRDNSSTFGAITRWYWDLGDGTKITDPLPAAHTYPAAGKYEVKMVIEDNSGCISDTLRNTVTIGSWPEPAFTPDRLCLGDPLQLNDATKIEVGSPGSWRWNFGGGRTATTRNPLAPFTAPGTYPVTLEATSAEGCVATVTQNVAVYQSPEIAATAAHACIGEVTELRAQHLTPGVNITEWKWTVNNDAEINRQNTSYQFTRGGKYPVMVQATSGDGCASKPVSLEAVVTDIALYAGPDTTIARGQPLRMHPAATGERLIYEWWPANSLSDASAPDAIAIPDRDQLYRLIVRSPEGCVQEDELMVKVYTGPEFYVPTAFTPNNDGVNDRFRVIAPGVPQLGYFRVWDRWGKLVWEAKSLSDFWNGEQNGRPASAGTYVWVVEGTDYTGRKFSRQGTVTLIR; this comes from the coding sequence ATGAAGAGCGCACTCAGCCTTATTTCCTGCCTGTTTTTTGCGTTGGCTCCCGCATGGGCACAGATACAGCAGCCATATATTCTCAACGGCTCCGCTACACAGCAGAGCTGCAATTGTTATGTGCTCACACAAGACCAGCTCCAATCCGGCGGTTCGGTATGGAATAAAAATAAAATCAGCCTCCTTCAGTCTTTCGATTATACTTTCGAAATCTTTCTCGGGTGTAAAGACCAGACCGGGGCCGACGGGATCGGGTTCATCCTCCAGACCGAAGGCACCAATCTCGGCGGTATAGGGCAGGGTATGGGGTTCCAGGGCGTTTCGCCATCGGTGGGCATCCTCATCGATACCTGGCACAATGCCGACGAGAACGATCCCGCTTTCGATCATATTTCCATCCAGATTAACGGCGAATCGGACCACGGCGCGCCCCAGAATCTCGCCGGGCCCGCGCAGTTGTTGGCCGGGGTCGACAATATCGAAGACTGCCAATGGCACCTGTTCCGCATCCGCTGGAACGCCACGGCCCATCAATTCGATATATGGGTCGACGGACAGCTGCGGCTCACCACCGTCATCGACCTGGTAGCCGACGTATTTGGCAACGATCCGATGGTGTACTGGGGCTTCGCCGGTGCTACGGCGGGCGCTTCCAACCTGCAGCAATTCTGTGCGGCCCTCCATCCCGAATTCCAGTTCGACAATGGTCAGATCCTTTGCGACGGCACGCCGGTCACGTTCCGCGACAATTCCAGCACTTTCGGCGCCATCACGCGCTGGTACTGGGACCTGGGCGATGGTACCAAAATAACCGATCCGCTTCCCGCGGCGCATACCTATCCGGCGGCAGGTAAGTATGAAGTGAAAATGGTGATAGAAGACAACAGCGGATGCATCTCCGACACGCTCCGGAACACCGTCACCATCGGTTCCTGGCCCGAGCCCGCGTTTACACCGGACCGGCTCTGCCTCGGTGATCCGTTGCAATTGAACGATGCCACGAAAATAGAAGTGGGCAGCCCGGGCAGCTGGCGGTGGAACTTCGGCGGCGGCCGTACCGCGACCACGCGGAATCCCCTGGCGCCCTTCACCGCTCCCGGAACGTATCCCGTAACGCTGGAAGCCACGTCTGCCGAGGGTTGTGTGGCAACGGTCACGCAGAACGTAGCGGTTTATCAGTCTCCGGAGATCGCCGCCACAGCGGCACATGCCTGTATCGGAGAAGTGACGGAGCTGCGGGCGCAGCACCTCACGCCGGGCGTCAATATCACGGAATGGAAATGGACGGTGAACAATGACGCGGAAATCAACCGGCAAAATACTTCCTACCAATTTACCCGGGGCGGCAAATACCCCGTGATGGTGCAGGCAACATCCGGCGATGGATGCGCGTCCAAACCGGTTTCGCTGGAAGCCGTGGTAACCGACATTGCGCTGTACGCCGGTCCCGATACCACGATCGCCCGGGGGCAGCCGTTGCGCATGCATCCCGCCGCAACGGGCGAAAGGCTCATTTATGAATGGTGGCCGGCGAACAGTCTCAGCGACGCCTCCGCGCCGGATGCCATCGCGATTCCCGATAGGGACCAGTTATACCGTTTGATTGTGCGCTCACCGGAAGGTTGCGTGCAGGAAGATGAATTGATGGTGAAAGTCTATACCGGGCCGGAATTTTACGTGCCCACGGCTTTTACACCTAATAACGACGGCGTGAACGACCGTTTTCGGGTCATTGCGCCGGGTGTTCCTCAGTTGGGGTATTTCCGGGTATGGGACAGATGGGGAAAGTTGGTCTGGGAAGCGAAATCGCTGTCCGACTTCTGGAATGGCGAGCAAAACGGGCGGCCCGCATCGGCGGGCACGTATGTGTGGGTGGTGGAAGGAACGGATTATACCGGCCGGAAGTTCAGCCGGCAGGGAACGGTGACCCTCATCCGCTGA
- a CDS encoding VOC family protein — MLQLQNIHHIAIICSDYARSKAFYTEVLGCTIVAEHYRAARDSWKLDLALNGSYIIELFSFPDPPARVSSPEARGLRHLAFAVQDVAASVAMLEQHGVVCEAVRADEFTGKKFTFFTDPDGLPLELYEI, encoded by the coding sequence ATGCTGCAACTGCAAAACATCCACCATATCGCCATCATTTGTTCCGATTACGCCCGCTCCAAAGCTTTTTACACGGAAGTGCTGGGCTGCACGATTGTGGCTGAACATTACCGCGCCGCCCGCGATTCCTGGAAGCTGGACCTGGCGCTGAACGGATCCTATATCATCGAACTTTTTTCCTTTCCTGATCCGCCCGCCCGCGTTTCGTCGCCCGAAGCGCGCGGCCTGCGCCACCTGGCATTTGCCGTGCAAGATGTGGCGGCTTCCGTAGCGATGCTGGAGCAACATGGCGTCGTCTGCGAGGCGGTGCGCGCCGACGAATTCACCGGCAAAAAATTCACATTCTTCACCGATCCCGACGGGCTTCCACTCGAATTATACGAAATATGA
- a CDS encoding Gfo/Idh/MocA family oxidoreductase, which yields MTTFHINRRHFLKGATAALALSALGAYGLDVVNPNKPYRVGLIGTGWYGKSDLFRLMQVAPVQVIALCDADENQLKEAGAMVAQRQKSGKTPKLYRDFRKMLSENQLDIVLVGSPDHWHALQTIEALTSGANVYVQKPISVDVLEGEAMLAAARKYGKTVQVGTQRKSTPHLIDAKKTIVDTGLLGKISHVEMCCYYHMRANGNPAVQAVPDHFDYEMWTGPAPLRPFDGMPHVRWWRTFMEYGNGIMGDMCIHMFDTVRWMLQLGWPKRISSTGGIYVQKEGKSNIADTQSAIFEYDDLNCTWQHRTWGTPADPKYPWAFTLYGEKGTLKASTMSYDFIPQGKGDPIHKDVVYEKEKYPEDVNEKGIELNAAPATRLHMLNFLEAIASKGRPVADIEDGHISTASCILANISMQTGRPVVYDPSKRIIVGDNEATGLLQRPYRGPWQHPSALLV from the coding sequence ATGACCACTTTTCATATCAACCGCCGCCATTTTCTCAAAGGCGCAACGGCGGCACTGGCGCTTTCTGCCCTCGGCGCATACGGCCTTGACGTCGTAAACCCCAACAAACCGTATCGCGTAGGCCTTATCGGTACCGGCTGGTATGGTAAAAGCGATCTTTTCCGGTTGATGCAGGTGGCGCCGGTTCAGGTGATCGCCCTGTGCGATGCCGATGAAAACCAGTTGAAGGAAGCGGGCGCCATGGTGGCGCAGCGGCAAAAATCCGGTAAAACACCGAAACTGTACCGCGACTTCCGGAAGATGCTCTCCGAAAACCAGCTGGATATCGTACTCGTGGGCTCCCCTGACCATTGGCATGCCCTGCAAACCATCGAAGCCCTTACATCAGGGGCGAACGTGTATGTACAAAAGCCGATCAGCGTAGACGTGCTGGAAGGCGAAGCCATGCTGGCCGCCGCGCGCAAATACGGCAAAACGGTGCAGGTGGGCACCCAGCGCAAAAGCACCCCGCACCTCATCGACGCGAAGAAAACGATTGTGGACACAGGGCTCCTGGGCAAGATATCCCATGTCGAAATGTGCTGCTACTACCATATGCGCGCCAACGGCAACCCCGCCGTCCAGGCCGTTCCCGATCATTTCGATTATGAAATGTGGACCGGCCCCGCACCCCTCCGCCCGTTCGACGGCATGCCGCACGTCCGCTGGTGGCGCACCTTCATGGAATACGGCAACGGCATCATGGGCGATATGTGCATCCATATGTTTGACACGGTTCGCTGGATGCTGCAGCTCGGGTGGCCGAAGCGCATCTCTTCCACGGGCGGCATTTACGTGCAGAAAGAAGGGAAATCCAACATCGCGGATACGCAATCCGCCATTTTCGAATACGACGATCTCAACTGTACCTGGCAACACCGCACCTGGGGCACGCCGGCGGATCCGAAATACCCCTGGGCCTTTACGCTTTACGGTGAAAAAGGCACCCTGAAAGCCAGCACGATGTCGTACGACTTCATCCCGCAAGGCAAAGGCGACCCGATCCACAAAGATGTGGTTTATGAAAAAGAAAAATATCCGGAAGATGTCAACGAGAAAGGCATCGAGCTGAACGCCGCGCCCGCCACCCGCCTCCATATGCTCAACTTCCTCGAAGCCATCGCCTCCAAAGGCAGGCCCGTGGCGGATATTGAAGACGGGCACATCAGCACCGCCAGCTGTATCCTCGCCAATATTTCCATGCAAACCGGAAGGCCTGTGGTGTACGACCCTTCCAAAAGGATCATCGTAGGCGACAACGAAGCCACCGGCCTGCTGCAACGCCCTTATCGCGGCCCATGGCAACACCCTTCGGCTTTGCTGGTGTAA